One Besnoitia besnoiti strain Bb-Ger1 chromosome VIII, whole genome shotgun sequence DNA segment encodes these proteins:
- a CDS encoding hypothetical protein (encoded by transcript BESB_083740), translating to MLPTYLRGGCPCFPSLNPPATFTSFLANFCHRLAHLSLMDLQLSAAQFSLLLCAPRKVYEFASIRKKQKNYYARDDPGFLLLLFSFSLATGIVYALAFSHSALGGVFTAFAPPVYLLLSALVIPPSHYLFLLCRRRSSDSPASRSSPPGSSASSARSRERRSLSSSPACACPEFLFCFDVHWNASFLYLVFGLVLYFVLFPLIRLLPSSLDCFFSNAIQVAAVAAYCYITALGFASLGFSDSPVPFSLPALVFFVFALVATASSVNLGEAVIRVLLYFQGHAIVPTAQRAEMTAFAVGDFSISTVPPAAS from the coding sequence ATGTTGCCCACCTATTTGAGGGGAGGTTGTCCGTGCTTCCCTTCGCTAAATCCTCCAGCGACTTTCACTTCTTTCCTCGCAAACTTCTGCCACCGTCTTGCACATCTCTCGTTGATGGATTTGCAGCTTTCGGCAGCTcagttttctcttcttctgtgtGCGCCGCGCAAAGTCTACGAGTTTGCCAGTATTCGGAAAAAGCAGAAGAACTACTACGCGAGAGACGACCCAGggttccttcttctcctcttttcgTTTTCCCTGGCGACTGGCATCGTGTatgcgctcgccttctcgcacTCGGCTCTAGGCGGCGTTTTCACTGCGTTCGCTCCTCCGGTCTATTTGCTGCTTTCGGCGCTGGTCATCCCGCCTTCCCACTatctcttccttctctgtcgccgccgtTCTTCAGATAGCCCAGCATCGCGCAGCTCCCCCCCCGGCAGCAGTGCCTCTTCTGCCCGATCGCGTGAGCGGCGGAGTTTGTCTTcatcgcctgcatgcgcgtgtccCGAGTTCCTCTTTTGCTTTGATGTTCACTGGAACGCGTCATTCTTGTACctcgtcttcggcctcgtcCTCTACTTCGTTCTCTTTCCTCTTAtccgccttcttccgtcCTCGCTTGACTGCTTCTTCTCAAACGCCATACAGGTCGCGGCCGTTGCCGCGTACTGCTACATCACGGCCCTGGGGTTTGCGAGTCTCGGCTTTTCAGATTCGCCGGTTCcgttctctctgcctgccctcgtcttttttgtttttgcCCTGGTCGCTACGGCCTCTTCTGTCAACCTCGGAGAAGCTGTCATTCGTGTGCTTCTCTACTTCCAGGGCCACGCCATCGTGCCTacagcgcagcgagccgaAATGACGGCATTTGCCGTGGGTGATTTTAGCATATCCACCGTTCCGCCAGCGGCGTCCTaa
- a CDS encoding hypothetical protein (encoded by transcript BESB_083750) encodes MVAANLGDFFSDTDEPEGGRCSRRDALRQRRQCEKGGRFARAKLSEDSPETHAKRDGGKPGRSADAEHPLPANDGFPRLCPAFSPGTTARRDSAVAGDGARRGTRPPAREGVTPGGAASAAEAVSAQPRPRRRSAGGRNGESWGKAQKARAETLLRNASLKEDEEMVKALLKHAQGRRGPLVYDAERNEGNVEYKLFLTQLTPAKLAHRTTQMKYRMQEGAGVCFYLLGVADGGLGVGISSRYMRESLDAVARMAAALGASAAVVGLQRVAETEADAPHAAADCGLHGEAGQTEKEKKNKSEEGEDEGVGEARAQETKAKAAEKAGERRSARGQRAAHADMPERALTGDEALQAPRESGGCHGKGGEWAGREGYGKGATTRRPAAMPEEKHIDRFAREKTPEGARCDWEAILENEDETSTARWVACVRVSQNQSAALCSPRPPSRGGAPGARSALSPAGPTASPRARDLRIAVLGAHGVGKSSLVAVLADEGTLDDGEGSARLQLCTHPHEVLLGATSALHFASLPLSLSPANSQPLPRAAGGLFAAAACPLPVPPFAEAAGRSFLATREPKEPRARRQAEGDTNPPGYSLSGSKGEIGSKGESACDRKPCSRGSGIVQGEGAYGCIDTALDAKAPGVRTPRASQDSGWAPSGVRGESPSVAVSLGSPEEAEDQALQAAAEARGESDEMRGESRRSDAEDCATDISLLDMAGHPKYIKSSLTGLLCECVAHVVLVVDASAEADPVPVQLQQARVLLATALLLLRLPFTLVFNKWEKRRQLRRKPPRAPAPRGPSSLRCLSAAPAPSTGGSNAARDEDAATDVNADMEADAERAEKAQLCAEVLGNLQAMFGVAAAALSAAYVPGPLGLSDVQRGQRDAFDKTSARAESPDDARAGRRGLPPPSPPVRGAEATLKEGREGEGGDGHAEISAGEHECEALLRTCIAAATRRELPVARGGGEGAAASSAERFMAAAGSRLSLQCCESFCVSCVDGCGTEELRRSLQVCAASVDQDWLTMRGRGAREWEVLRPFRLRPLPARSGASILSLPRACASASSALSPPPAGVTRTSASCESRAVVTSSSSSAASRVSLSSRSASSSSPASSPPAFLVTQVFPRCRATATERPDEENLFADSPSAATTVAPRPRSGGPPAPLRALSFSASPVSFPEPPPQPAEDHRSGGDAATALHQDARPTTDYEAPTHANERAASVVLGGVLLQGCLQVGDCVLSGPFTSPRRRAGRGGDTPSAAGEPGSECAGARRPERPSCEGENETAWNERSSHSLGQASDAGSREGGVHESGKRKEAAAEKNGDAETELVADETEFTWHWARVDSIRDSARQAVAFIPDSDTPIKCSLAVVFLASLPPVSGAGARPSREASAAAEAPKAAAERRPAGFDRPREEAGAGFASRLRPGLLLVRVGENQPTTCAQGDSDAATPPQLSLGLEGHRGAGDVRDPAARSAGGQEAQTPPAGRPLRDGERQRASRPALRLPQPVAACWCRVHVLAHPSALRRFSTLAVYAHAVRQAAEVLAILPETATAEEIAEATDSAAACLRGRTRFRASRLRGSDEPQAPRRRRREEEGAEALEKNEIGDAERRQSRSRAGRQARGLRSLSEAQAPFLCRVSPDHVLAPLETGFVLLHFIAGSGGEVLAADLPLVVCNGVDIQGIGHVLAPCPDIPFISQKHYAGG; translated from the exons ATGGTGGCGGCGAACCTCGGCGACTTCTTCTCCGATACAGATGAGCCAGAAGGCGGGCGCTGCTCTCGCAGGGACGCCCTCAGACAACGGCGTCAATGCGAGAAGGGTgggcgcttcgcgcgcgcgaagctcAGTGAGGACTCGCCTGAGACGCACGCcaagcgcgacggcggcaaacctggccgcagcgcagacgctgAGCACCCTCTGCCGGCGAATGACGGATTCCCGAGGCTGTGTCCTGCCTTCAGCCCCGGCACAACTGCAAGACGCGACTCGGCCGTTGCTGGAGACGGTGCGAGGCGGGggacgcgcccgccagcgagggAGGGGGTCACCCCTGGCGGAGCCGCTTCCGCTGCCGAGGCCGTCAGCGCCCAgccccggccgcggcgacgatcTGCGGGGGGAAGAAACGGAGAAAGCTGggggaaggcgcagaaggcgcgcgcggagacgctgcttCGCAACGCGTCTCTGAAGGAGGATGAAGAGATGGTGAAGGCGCTTCTCAAGCATGCAcaaggccgccgaggcccaCTCGTGTATGACGCGGAACGAAACGAGGGCAACGTCGAATACAAACTCTTCCTCACGCAGCTGACCCCCGCGAAACTCGCCCACCGCACGACGCAAATGAAG TACCGCATgcaggaaggcgcaggcgtgtGCTTTTACCTGCTCGGCGTGGCcgacggcggcctcggggtCGGCATCTCCAGTCGGTACATGCGCGAGAGCCTCGACGCAGTCGCGCGCATGGCGGCggctctcggcgcctccgccgcggtcgtGGGGCTGCAAAGAGTCGCGGAGaccgaggcagacgccccccacgccgccgcagactgcgGACTTCACGGCGAGGCTGGACAAacagagaaggaaaagaagaaTAAGtcggaggaaggagaggacgaaggcgtaGGGGAGGCTCGAGCGCAGGAGACTAAGGCGAaagcagcggagaaggcagGAGAAAGGCGATCCGCGCGAGGTCAAAgagccgcgcatgcggacaTGCCAGAAAGGGCCCTgacgggcgacgaggccctGCAGGCGCCAAGAGAGTCGGGTGGGTGTCATGGCAAAGGGGGAGAATGGGCTGGGCGCGAGGGGTATGGAAAAGGGGCAAccacgaggaggccggcggccATGCCGGAGGAGAAGCACATCGACAGATTCGCCAGAGAAAAGACACCCGAGGGAGCAAGATGTGACTGGGAGGCGATACTGGAAAACGAAGATGAAACGAGCACCGCAAGG TGGGTCGCGTGCGTCCGCGTGAGCCAGAACCAGTCGGCGGCCCTCTGTAGCCCCCGCCCGCCCTCCAGGGGTGGAGCCccaggcgcccgcagcgccctGTCTCCCGCCGGGCCCACCGCCTCCCCACGCGCCCGTGACCTCCGCATCGCGGTCCTGGGAGCACACGGCGTGGGAAAAAGTTCGCTCGTGGCGGTGCTCGCCGACGAGGGGACTCTCGACGACGGAGA aggctctgcgcgcctccagctctGCACGCATCCTCACGAGGTGCTTCTCGGGGCGACGTCGGCGCTCCACTTTGCATcactgcctctctcgctgagTCCAGCGAATTCGCAACCCCTTCCGCGGGCCGCTGGCGGTTTGtttgcggccgccgcgtgcccGCTTCCCGTTCCTCCgttcgcggaggcggctggcCGTTCATTCTTAGCAACGCGAGAGCCGAaggagccgcgcgccaggagacaggcggagggcgacacgAACCCGCCAGGATACAGCCTCAGCGGTTCCAAAGGCGAAATCGGTTCGAAAGGCGAAAGCGCCTGTGACAGGAAACCCTGTTCCCGCGGATCGGGAATCGTCCAGGGTGAAGGGGCCTACGGGTGCATTGACACCGCCCTCGACGCCAAGGCGccaggtgtacgtacaccgcgcGCTTCCCAGGACTCGGGCTGGGCGCCGAGTGGAGTACGCGGGGAGTCGCCGTCCGTCGCCGTTTCTCTTGGATCaccagaggaagcagaggaccAAGCACTgcaggccgctgcagaggcgcggggaGAGTCAGATGAAATGCGCGGAGAGTCCAgacgaagcgacgcagaagactgCGCAACAGACATCTCGCTTCTCGACATGGCGGGGCATCCGAAATACATCAAAAGCTCATTAACAG GCCTCCTTTGCGAGTGTGTGGCGcacgtcgtcctcgtcgtcgacgcctcggcggaggccgacCCCGTTCCCGTCCAGCTTCAACAagcgcgcgtgctgctggcgacggcacttctgctgcttcgcctcccctTCACTCTCGTTTTCAACAAGTGGGAgaagcgccggcagctgcggcgcaagCCCCCTCGAGCGCCCGCCCCGCGGGGCCcctcgtctcttcgctgtctaTCCGCCGCACCCGCTCCCTCAACAGGCGGCTCCAACGCCGCAAGggacgaggacgccgcgacgGACGTGAACGCCGACATGGaggccgacgcagagagggctgagaaggcgcagctgtGTGCAGAAGTGCTGGGCAACCTGCAGGCGATGTTCGgagtcgctgcagccgcgctgtCGGCTGCCTACGTCCCAGGGCCCCTCGGCCTGTCTGACGTGCAGCGGGGGCAGCGCGACGCCTTCGACAagacgtcggcgcgcgcagagagccccgacgacgctcgcgcagggcgacgcggactcccgccgcccagccctccagtgagaggcgcggaggcgaccctgaaggaagggcgagaaggcgaaggcggcgacggacaCGCGGAGATCAGCGCCGGTGAACATGAATGCgaagcgctgctgcgcacgtgcatcgcggcggcgacacgccGAGAGTTGCcggtcgcccgcggcggcggagaaggcgcggcggcctcgagcgcggAGCGCTTCATGGCTGCCGCAggctcgcggctgtcgctgcagTGCTGCGAAAGCTTCTGTGTGTCGTGTGTCGACGGCTGCGGGACCGAGGAACTCCGAAGAAGTCTGCAGgtctgcgctgcgtctgTGGATCAGGATTGGCTAACTATGCGCGGGCGTGGCGCACGCGAGTGGGAA GTGCTGCGCCCGTTCCGCTTGAGGCCCTTGCCCGCGCGCTCAGGCGCCTCGATCCTGTCTCtcccccgcgcctgcgcatctgcttcttccgcgttgTCCCCACCGCCCGCTGGCGTTACGAGGACTTCCGCGTCTTGCGAGTCTCGCGCTGTTGTCACTTCATCATCatcctccgcggcttctcgtgtctcgctttcttcgcgctctgcgtcctcctcctctcccgcgtccTCCCCGCCCGCGTTTCTGGTGACGCAGGTGTTTCCGCGGTGCCGCGcaacggcgacggagaggccgGACGAAGAGAATCTCTTCGCAGACAGcccctcggcggcgacgaccgtggcgccgcgccccagGAGCGGAGGCCCGCCcgcccctctgcgcgccttgTCGTTTTCGGCGTCTCCAGTTTCCTTCCCTGAACCCCCCCCGCAGCCCGCGGAGGATCAccggagcggcggagacgcggcgacggcgctaCACCAGGACGCGCGACCCACAACCGACTACGAAGCCCCGACGCACGCAAACgaacgcgccgcgagcgtcgtgttgggcggcgtcctcctgcAAGGCTGCCTGCAAGTCGGCGACTGTGTCCTCTCTGGGCCCTTCActtccccgcggcgccgcgccggaagGGGCGGAGACACTCcttcggccgccggcgagcccgGGAGCGaatgcgccggcgcccggcggCCCGAGCGACCTTCGTGCGAAGGCGAAAATGAGACAGCGTGGAACGAGAGGTCGTCGCACTCGCTGGGGCAAGCGTCCGACGCAGGCTCGCGCGAGGGGGGCGTCCATGAAAGCGGCAAGCGGaaagaggcggccgcggagaagaacgGCGACGCTGAGACGGAGCTCGTTGCGGACGAGACAGAGTTCACCTGGCACTGGGCAAGAGTCGACTCTATCCGCGACAGCGCAAGGCAGGCCGTCGCTTTCATTCCAGACTCAGACACGCCGATAAAATG ctcgctcgccgtcgtttttctcgcttcgtTGCCTCCGGTCagtggcgcgggcgcgcgtccctctcgggaggcgtcggcggctgcagaggcgcccaaggccgccgcggagaggcgcccgGCGGGCTTCGACAGgccccgcgaggaggccggcgcggggttcgcgtctcgcctgcgccctggCCTTCTCCTCGTACGAGTCGGCGAGAACCAGCCCACAACCTGTGCGCAAGGAGACtccgacgcggcgacgcctccccagctgtctctcggcctcgaaggccacagaggcgcaggcgacgtccGCGACCCCgctgcgcgctctgcgggcggtcaagaggcgcagacgcctcccGCGGGCAGGCCCCTgagagacggcgaacgcCAGCGAGCGTcgaggccggcgctgcgcctcccgcagccAGTCGCGGCCTGCTGGTGTCGCGTGCATGTCCTGGCGCATCCCTCGGCTCTGCGCAGATTCAGCACGCTCGCTGTCTACGCGCATGCCGTGAGGCAG GCTGCAGAAGTGCTTGCCATCCTTCCTGAGACCGCCACCGCTGAGGAGatcgcggaggcgaccgacagcgcggcggcctgtcTGCGGGGACGAACGCGctttcgcgcgtcgcggctccgaggcagcgacgagccccaggcgccgcggcgccggaggcgagaggaggagggcgcagaggcgctggagaagaacgagataggcgacgcagaaaggCGGCAAAGTCGCAGCAGG GCggggcgccaggcgcgggGTCTGCGTTCACTCTCtgaagcgcaggcgcctttTCTTTGCCGTGTATCGCCTGATCacgtcctcgcgccgctggagacgGGGTTCGTCCTGCTTCACTTCATCGCGGGGTCAGGCGGCGAAGTGCTGGCTGCTGACTTGCCGCTCGTCGTCTGCAACGGCGTCGACATCCAGG GCATCGGTCACGTCCTTGCGCCTTGCCCTGATATCCCCTTCATCTCGCAAAAGCACTACGCAGGGGGGTGA